A part of Pseudomonas lutea genomic DNA contains:
- a CDS encoding DUF2126 domain-containing protein gives MSIHIALHHVTHYRYERAVELGPQIVRLRPAAHSRTRVLSYSLKVLPENHFINWQQDPQGNYLARLVFPEKTNELRIEVDLVAEMAVFNPFDFFLEPYAEKIPFSYAREEHHELQPYLEKLPLTPRFQDYLNSIDRTPIPAIDFLVGLNQRLASDIGYLIRMEPGIQTPEFTLENASGSCRDSAWLLVQLLRHLGLAARFVSGYLIQLKADVKALDGPSGTDVDFTDLHAWCEVYLPGAGWVGLDATSGLFAGEGHIPLACSPEPSSAAPISGLVEPCNTEFSHEMSVERVWEAPRVTQPYNDEQWQDIQALGRQIDSDLVAHDVRLTMGGEPTFVSIDDRDGDEWNTAALGPKKRLLSAELYQRMRNHYASHGLVHFGQGKWYPGEQLPRWSLNCFWRRDGQPVWRNNALVADETLDYGADSEMAGGFLRRVAERLKLPTRYVFPAYEDKFYYVWREGTLPKNVSAELSRLDDPLERARLRKVFSQGLDTVIGHVLPLARTAADDRWQSGRWYLRDEHCHLVPGDSALGYRLPLASQPWVKAAEYPYIHPTDHNQAFAELPDRDELQLRLDNLTEQTGQSTDREPEIDESADWLTRTALSAEARGGRLYLFMPPLPSLEAYLELVAAIEATAEEMRCPVLLEGYEPPSDPRLANFRITPDPGVIEVNVQPSSTWDELVERTEFLYEQARLTRLTTEKFMIDGRHTGTGGGNHFVLGGATPGDSPFLRRPDLLRSLLSYWHNHPSLSYLFSGLFIGPTSQAPRVDEARNDSLYELEIAFAQMPEPGEECAPWLVDRLLRNLLIDVTGNTHRAEFCIDKLYSPDGATGRLGLLELRAFEMPPHARMSLAQQLLLRALVARFWREPYAPAKLARWGTELHDRFMLPHFIEQDFADVVAELNSAGYPVRAEWFAAHLEFRFPKVGDYTVSGIELELRQALEPWHVLGEEGAAGGAVRYVDSSLERLQLKVSGLPPQRYVLTCNGIPVPLRPTGRVGEFVAGVRYRAWQPTNALQPTIPVHAPLVFDIVDTWMQRSLGGCDYHVAHPGGRNYETLPVNGNEAESRRLARFFRIGHSPGKRHVPALTLNDELPMTLDMRLHR, from the coding sequence GTGTCGATTCACATTGCCTTGCACCACGTCACGCATTACCGCTACGAACGCGCGGTTGAGCTGGGGCCGCAGATCGTCCGCTTGCGCCCGGCGGCTCACAGCCGTACCCGTGTGCTGTCGTACTCGCTGAAAGTGCTGCCTGAAAATCACTTCATCAACTGGCAGCAGGACCCTCAAGGCAATTATCTGGCGCGTCTGGTCTTCCCTGAAAAGACCAACGAGCTGCGCATCGAAGTCGACCTGGTCGCCGAGATGGCGGTGTTCAATCCGTTCGATTTCTTCCTGGAGCCCTACGCTGAAAAGATCCCCTTCAGCTATGCGAGGGAGGAGCACCATGAGCTACAGCCTTACCTGGAAAAGCTGCCGTTGACGCCGAGGTTTCAGGACTACCTGAACAGCATTGACCGTACGCCCATACCGGCCATCGACTTTCTGGTCGGTCTCAACCAGCGTCTGGCCAGCGACATCGGTTATCTGATTCGCATGGAGCCCGGCATTCAGACCCCTGAATTCACCCTGGAGAATGCCTCTGGCTCATGCCGCGATTCGGCGTGGTTGTTGGTGCAATTGCTGCGTCATCTGGGCCTGGCCGCGCGTTTTGTTTCCGGCTACCTCATTCAGCTCAAGGCCGATGTCAAAGCGCTCGACGGCCCTTCCGGTACCGACGTTGATTTCACCGATCTGCATGCCTGGTGTGAGGTGTATCTGCCCGGCGCCGGTTGGGTTGGCCTGGATGCTACGTCCGGCTTGTTCGCCGGCGAGGGTCATATTCCGCTGGCGTGCAGCCCTGAGCCGTCTTCGGCGGCGCCCATCAGCGGGTTGGTCGAACCCTGTAATACCGAATTCAGCCATGAGATGTCGGTTGAACGGGTCTGGGAAGCGCCGCGCGTCACCCAGCCTTACAACGACGAGCAGTGGCAGGACATTCAGGCGCTGGGCCGTCAGATTGACAGCGATCTGGTGGCTCACGACGTGCGCCTGACCATGGGTGGCGAGCCCACGTTTGTGTCCATCGACGACCGCGACGGCGACGAATGGAATACCGCCGCATTGGGTCCGAAGAAACGGCTGCTGTCAGCCGAGCTGTACCAGCGAATGCGCAACCATTACGCGTCACACGGCCTCGTCCATTTTGGTCAGGGCAAGTGGTACCCCGGTGAGCAGCTGCCTCGCTGGTCGCTGAACTGTTTCTGGCGCCGGGATGGGCAACCGGTGTGGCGCAACAACGCGCTGGTCGCAGACGAAACGCTGGATTACGGTGCCGACAGCGAGATGGCGGGTGGCTTTCTGCGCCGCGTCGCCGAGCGGTTGAAGCTGCCGACGCGTTACGTTTTCCCGGCGTATGAGGACAAGTTTTACTATGTGTGGCGTGAAGGCACGCTGCCCAAAAACGTGAGCGCCGAGCTCTCTCGGCTGGATGATCCGCTGGAGCGCGCGCGTCTTCGTAAGGTATTTTCCCAGGGCCTGGATACGGTCATCGGCCACGTATTGCCACTGGCGCGAACCGCCGCGGATGACCGCTGGCAGAGTGGTCGGTGGTACCTGCGCGACGAGCATTGCCATCTGGTCCCCGGTGATTCGGCGCTAGGCTATCGCTTGCCGCTGGCTTCGCAACCGTGGGTCAAGGCGGCTGAATATCCGTACATCCATCCCACGGATCACAATCAGGCATTCGCAGAACTGCCTGATCGCGATGAGCTCCAGCTGCGCCTGGACAACCTGACTGAACAGACCGGACAGAGCACCGACCGTGAGCCGGAGATCGATGAGTCAGCCGATTGGCTGACCCGTACCGCGCTGAGCGCGGAGGCGCGGGGCGGGCGTCTGTACCTGTTCATGCCGCCGCTGCCATCGCTTGAGGCCTACCTGGAACTGGTGGCAGCCATCGAAGCGACCGCCGAGGAAATGCGCTGCCCGGTATTGCTGGAAGGCTACGAGCCACCGAGTGATCCGCGTCTGGCGAATTTTCGCATCACGCCCGACCCTGGAGTGATCGAAGTCAACGTTCAACCTTCCTCTACCTGGGATGAGCTGGTCGAGCGTACCGAGTTTCTTTACGAGCAGGCGCGATTGACCCGGCTGACCACCGAAAAATTCATGATCGACGGGCGCCACACGGGCACCGGTGGGGGTAACCATTTTGTGCTTGGCGGTGCGACGCCGGGCGACTCGCCGTTCCTGCGCCGACCGGACCTGCTGCGCAGCCTGCTGAGCTACTGGCACAACCATCCGTCGCTGTCCTACCTGTTTTCGGGCTTGTTCATCGGGCCGACGTCCCAGGCGCCGCGGGTTGACGAGGCGCGCAACGATTCTCTGTATGAGCTGGAAATCGCCTTTGCACAAATGCCTGAGCCGGGAGAGGAGTGTGCGCCGTGGCTGGTGGATCGCTTGCTGCGCAATCTGCTGATCGACGTCACCGGCAACACTCATCGCGCCGAGTTCTGCATCGACAAACTCTACTCGCCCGACGGCGCCACTGGCCGCCTGGGCTTGCTCGAACTGCGCGCGTTCGAAATGCCGCCCCATGCGCGCATGAGTCTGGCGCAGCAGCTGCTGCTCAGGGCGCTGGTGGCGCGTTTCTGGCGGGAACCTTATGCGCCGGCAAAATTGGCACGGTGGGGTACGGAACTGCATGACCGCTTCATGCTGCCGCACTTCATTGAGCAGGATTTTGCCGACGTGGTTGCCGAACTCAACAGCGCCGGTTATCCCGTACGTGCCGAATGGTTTGCGGCGCATCTGGAGTTTCGCTTTCCGAAGGTCGGCGACTACACCGTGAGCGGCATCGAACTGGAGCTGCGTCAGGCACTGGAACCTTGGCATGTGTTGGGCGAGGAGGGGGCAGCGGGCGGCGCGGTCCGCTACGTCGATTCGTCGCTTGAGCGCTTGCAGCTGAAAGTGTCGGGCCTGCCACCGCAGCGCTACGTGCTCACCTGCAACGGCATCCCGGTGCCGCTACGGCCAACCGGGCGCGTGGGCGAGTTCGTTGCCGGGGTTCGTTATCGCGCCTGGCAGCCGACCAATGCGCTACAGCCCACGATCCCGGTACACGCACCGCTGGTATTCGACATTGTAGATACCTGGATGCAGCGCTCGCTGGGAGGCTGCGACTATCATGTCGCCCACCCGGGAGGCCGCAATTACGAGACCTTGCCGGTGAACGGCAATGAGGCCGAAAGCCGCCGTCTTGCGCGGTTCTTCCGGATCGGTCACAGCCCCGGCAAGCGACATGTTCCAGCGTTGACGCTCAACGATGAGCTACCCATGACGCTGGATATGCGCCTGCATCGATAG
- the azu gene encoding azurin produces the protein MIRKLVAISVLTLASGHLLAAECSVDVDSTDQMTFTTKAIEIDKSCKQFTVNLKHSGSLPKAVMGHNLVISKYDDMSQIATDGMSVGLDKSYLKDGDARVIAHTKVIGGGETDSVTFDVSKLDPAEKYGFFCSFPGHIGMMKGTVTLK, from the coding sequence ATGATTCGCAAGCTTGTCGCAATATCAGTTCTGACTTTGGCCAGCGGCCACCTGCTGGCGGCCGAGTGTTCGGTCGATGTCGATTCAACCGATCAGATGACCTTCACCACCAAAGCCATCGAAATCGACAAAAGCTGCAAGCAGTTCACCGTTAACCTGAAGCATTCGGGCAGCCTGCCGAAGGCCGTCATGGGTCATAACCTGGTCATCAGCAAATACGATGACATGTCGCAGATCGCAACTGACGGCATGAGCGTCGGTCTTGATAAGAGTTATCTAAAGGACGGTGATGCCCGCGTGATTGCCCACACCAAGGTGATCGGCGGCGGCGAAACGGATTCGGTCACGTTCGACGTATCCAAGCTGGACCCGGCCGAGAAATACGGTTTCTTCTGCTCGTTTCCGGGCCACATCGGCATGATGAAAGGCACTGTCACGCTGAAGTGA
- a CDS encoding YgiQ family radical SAM protein, whose product MQAAKPLFDYPKYWAECFGPAPFLPMSREEIDQLGWDSCDIIIVTGDAYVDHPSFGMAIIGRLLESQGFRVGIIAQPDWKSKDDFMKLGEPNLFFGVAAGNMDSMINRYTADKKIRSDDAYTPGGMAGKRPDRASLVYSQRCKEAYKNVPIVLGGIEASLRRIAHYDYWQDKVRNSILIDACADILLYGNAERAIVEVATRLSYGETIESITDVRGTAFIRRDTPEGWYEVDSTRIDRPGKIDKIINPYVNTQDTQACAIEQEKGDVEDPNEAKVVQILASPRMTRDKTVIRLPSMEKVRGDAVLYAHANRVLHLETNPGNARALVQKHGEVDVWFNPPPIPMTTEEMDYVFGMPYARVPHPVYGKEKIPAYDMIRFSVNIMRGCFGGCTFCSITEHEGRIIQNRSHDSIIREIEEIRDKVPGFTGVISDLGGPTANMYRIACKSPEIESACRKPSCVFPGICPNLNTDHSALIQLYRSARELPGVKKILIASGLRYDLAVESPEYVKELVTHHVGGYLKIAPEHTEEGPLNQMMKPGIGSYDKFKRMFEKYSKEAGKEQYLIPYFIAAHPGTTDEDMMNLALWLKGNGFRADQVQAFYPSPMASATAMYHSGKNPLRKVTYKSDSVTIVKSEEQRRLHKAFLRYHDPKGWPMLREALERMGRTDLIGPAKHQLIPLHQPDTDAYQSARRKNSTPAGSHKVAKTTKILTQHTGLPQRGSDGSKPWDKREEAKAAAAARNKQAAKDRADAAKPGKGKKPTRQPVFPR is encoded by the coding sequence ATGCAAGCAGCCAAGCCGTTATTTGACTATCCGAAGTACTGGGCCGAATGTTTCGGACCAGCGCCTTTCCTGCCCATGAGCCGGGAAGAAATAGATCAGCTTGGCTGGGATTCATGCGACATCATCATCGTGACCGGTGATGCCTACGTCGATCACCCTTCGTTTGGCATGGCGATCATCGGCCGGCTGCTGGAGTCACAAGGCTTCCGCGTCGGGATCATCGCCCAGCCAGACTGGAAGTCAAAAGACGACTTCATGAAGCTCGGTGAGCCGAACCTGTTCTTCGGCGTCGCTGCCGGCAACATGGATTCGATGATCAACCGCTACACCGCCGACAAGAAAATCCGCTCCGATGACGCGTATACGCCTGGCGGTATGGCCGGCAAGCGTCCGGACCGCGCGAGCCTGGTTTATAGCCAGCGCTGCAAGGAAGCGTACAAAAACGTCCCGATCGTTCTGGGCGGCATCGAAGCATCGCTGCGCCGTATTGCTCACTACGACTACTGGCAGGACAAGGTTCGCAACTCGATCCTGATCGATGCCTGCGCCGACATCCTGCTGTATGGCAACGCCGAGCGGGCCATCGTCGAAGTCGCTACACGTCTGTCCTATGGCGAGACCATCGAAAGCATCACCGACGTGCGCGGCACGGCATTCATTCGTCGTGACACGCCGGAAGGCTGGTACGAAGTCGACTCCACGCGCATTGACCGTCCAGGCAAGATCGACAAGATCATCAACCCGTACGTGAACACTCAAGACACCCAGGCCTGCGCCATCGAGCAGGAGAAAGGTGACGTCGAGGATCCGAACGAAGCCAAGGTCGTGCAGATTCTGGCTAGCCCGCGCATGACACGCGACAAAACCGTGATCCGTCTGCCATCGATGGAGAAGGTGCGCGGCGACGCTGTGCTTTATGCCCACGCCAACCGCGTGCTGCACCTGGAAACCAACCCCGGCAACGCCCGTGCGCTGGTCCAGAAGCATGGCGAGGTGGACGTCTGGTTCAATCCGCCGCCCATTCCGATGACCACCGAAGAAATGGACTACGTGTTCGGCATGCCGTACGCGCGTGTTCCACATCCGGTGTATGGCAAGGAGAAGATCCCGGCCTACGACATGATCCGCTTCTCGGTGAACATCATGCGTGGCTGCTTCGGCGGCTGCACCTTCTGCTCGATCACCGAGCACGAAGGCCGAATCATTCAGAACCGTTCCCACGACTCAATCATCCGCGAGATTGAAGAAATCCGCGACAAGGTCCCGGGCTTCACTGGCGTGATTTCAGACCTCGGCGGGCCGACTGCGAACATGTACCGCATCGCCTGCAAAAGCCCTGAGATCGAATCCGCTTGCCGTAAGCCGTCTTGCGTGTTCCCCGGTATCTGCCCGAACCTCAATACCGATCACTCGGCGCTGATTCAGCTGTACCGCAGCGCCCGCGAATTGCCCGGCGTGAAGAAAATCCTGATCGCTTCCGGTTTGCGCTATGACCTGGCCGTCGAGTCGCCGGAGTACGTCAAGGAACTGGTCACGCACCACGTTGGCGGTTATCTGAAAATTGCGCCGGAGCATACCGAAGAAGGTCCGCTCAACCAGATGATGAAGCCGGGCATTGGCAGCTATGACAAGTTCAAGCGCATGTTCGAGAAGTACTCCAAGGAAGCAGGCAAAGAGCAGTACCTGATTCCTTACTTCATCGCGGCCCACCCGGGCACCACCGACGAAGACATGATGAACCTTGCCCTGTGGCTCAAGGGCAACGGCTTCCGTGCTGACCAGGTGCAGGCGTTCTACCCGTCGCCAATGGCGAGCGCGACCGCCATGTACCACTCCGGCAAGAACCCGCTGCGCAAGGTCACCTACAAGAGCGATTCGGTCACCATCGTCAAGAGCGAGGAGCAGCGTCGTCTGCACAAGGCGTTCCTGCGATACCACGATCCGAAGGGCTGGCCGATGTTGCGCGAGGCGTTGGAACGCATGGGGCGCACCGATCTGATCGGCCCTGCCAAGCACCAGCTGATTCCTCTGCACCAGCCGGATACCGATGCCTATCAAAGCGCGCGTCGCAAAAACTCGACGCCAGCCGGTAGTCATAAGGTTGCCAAAACCACCAAGATCCTGACGCAGCACACCGGTCTGCCGCAGCGCGGCAGCGATGGCAGCAAGCCTTGGGACAAGCGCGAAGAGGCGAAGGCTGCGGCGGCTGCTCGTAACAAGCAGGCAGCCAAGGATCGTGCGGATGCGGCCAAACCCGGCAAAGGCAAGAAGCCAACGCGTCAGCCGGTCTTTCCACGCTAA
- a CDS encoding circularly permuted type 2 ATP-grasp protein encodes MPDLLDHYPLTPGTYHEMLDASGAIRPHWRRVYEHLQRSTPAQLIQRQALLARQIQENGVTYNVYADPKGADRPWELDMLPHVIPLEEWQPLAAGIAQRARLLNAVLADLYGPQALIAEGLLPAELVFGHNNFLWPCQGVTPPEGTFLHVYAVDLARTPDGRWWVTADRTQAPSGAGYALENRLSVSRAFPELYRDLEVQHLSNFFRSLQQTLARQAPAGQEAPLVVMLTPGRFNESYFEHLYLAGQLGYPLVEGNDLTVRDATVYLKTLSGLRRVHAIMRRVDDDFCDPLELRTDSALGVPGLLQAVRQGRVLVANALGSGVLESPGLLGFLPKINERLFGEELLLPSIATWWCGEPPVLAQALEKLPELLIKPAFPSQSFAPVFGRDLDSQERQALAARMQARPYAYVAQELAQLSHAPVWQGEEHQLQPRAIGMRVYAVATAEGYRVLPGGLTRVAADADADVVSMQRGGASKDTWILGERPLGSEAWKHRHSLGVHDLVRRDPYLPSRVVENLFWFGRYCERSDDSARLLRIMLARYVDGDDPVALQAAVELAERLNLLPLQDEDEPRELHERLLEALLGEDWPFSLRSNLQRLQWAASQVRGKLSRENWQALVELQREAMSLETKTPDFGELLDFLNRLVMSLAALSGFALDDMTRDEGWRFLMIGRRIERLQFLCTTLAAFLRSETVFHQDALDGLLELGNSGITYRSRYLALPQLTPVLDLLVLDDQNPHAVLFQLKLVARSVKRLNEDFGVPHDSSLTGLIQRLTAFDLGCIEEGLFGESSVKAALHGLADLLQTIGETSGQVSDRLALRHFAHVDDVSQRTVSV; translated from the coding sequence ATGCCTGACCTGCTTGACCACTATCCGCTTACACCGGGTACCTATCACGAAATGCTTGATGCCAGCGGCGCCATTCGGCCGCACTGGCGGCGCGTGTATGAGCACCTTCAACGCAGCACGCCCGCGCAGCTGATCCAGCGGCAGGCGCTGCTCGCCCGGCAGATTCAGGAAAACGGCGTCACCTATAACGTCTACGCGGACCCCAAGGGTGCTGATCGGCCCTGGGAGCTGGACATGCTGCCCCACGTCATTCCGCTGGAAGAGTGGCAACCCTTGGCAGCCGGCATTGCCCAGCGAGCCCGTTTGCTCAACGCAGTGCTGGCTGATCTGTATGGCCCGCAAGCGCTTATCGCTGAGGGTCTGCTACCGGCAGAACTGGTGTTCGGTCACAACAATTTTCTTTGGCCATGTCAGGGTGTGACGCCGCCCGAAGGGACCTTTCTGCATGTCTACGCGGTGGATCTGGCGCGCACGCCCGATGGCCGCTGGTGGGTCACTGCGGACCGAACCCAGGCGCCGTCGGGTGCCGGTTATGCGCTGGAAAACCGGTTGAGCGTGTCACGGGCGTTTCCTGAGTTGTACCGTGACCTGGAAGTCCAGCATCTGTCGAATTTCTTTCGCTCGTTGCAGCAAACCCTGGCGCGACAGGCCCCGGCCGGCCAGGAAGCACCGTTGGTGGTGATGCTGACACCAGGACGTTTCAACGAGAGCTATTTCGAGCATCTTTACCTTGCCGGTCAGCTTGGCTATCCGCTGGTTGAGGGCAATGATCTGACCGTACGCGATGCCACCGTTTACCTGAAGACCCTCAGCGGGTTGCGCCGTGTTCACGCGATCATGCGCCGGGTGGACGACGACTTCTGCGATCCGCTCGAATTGCGCACCGATTCGGCCCTTGGGGTGCCTGGCCTGCTGCAAGCGGTACGGCAGGGCCGCGTGCTGGTGGCTAACGCGTTGGGCAGCGGCGTACTGGAATCGCCGGGATTGCTCGGCTTTTTGCCCAAAATCAATGAACGCTTATTTGGTGAAGAACTGCTGTTGCCGTCCATCGCTACGTGGTGGTGCGGAGAGCCACCGGTGCTGGCTCAAGCGCTGGAGAAATTGCCGGAATTGCTGATCAAGCCTGCCTTCCCGTCGCAGAGCTTTGCGCCGGTGTTCGGTCGCGATCTCGACAGCCAAGAACGCCAGGCGCTGGCCGCGCGCATGCAGGCTCGTCCTTATGCCTACGTCGCCCAGGAGCTGGCTCAGTTGTCCCACGCGCCGGTCTGGCAGGGCGAGGAGCATCAGTTGCAGCCCCGGGCCATCGGCATGCGCGTGTACGCAGTGGCCACGGCCGAGGGCTATCGGGTTCTGCCCGGTGGGCTGACTCGGGTCGCCGCCGACGCTGATGCCGACGTGGTCTCGATGCAACGCGGCGGCGCGAGCAAGGACACCTGGATCCTTGGCGAACGTCCGCTCGGCAGTGAGGCATGGAAACATCGTCACTCGCTCGGCGTACATGACCTGGTTCGCCGCGACCCGTATCTGCCGTCGCGCGTTGTGGAAAACCTGTTCTGGTTTGGGCGTTATTGCGAGCGCAGCGATGACAGTGCCCGCCTGCTGCGGATCATGCTGGCCCGCTACGTTGACGGCGATGATCCGGTGGCGCTGCAAGCGGCGGTCGAGCTGGCCGAGCGTTTGAATCTTCTGCCGTTACAGGATGAGGACGAGCCCCGCGAACTGCATGAGCGTTTGCTTGAGGCCTTGTTGGGCGAGGACTGGCCGTTCAGCCTGCGCTCCAATCTGCAGCGCTTGCAGTGGGCAGCGTCGCAGGTGCGCGGCAAGTTGTCTCGAGAGAACTGGCAGGCGCTGGTAGAGCTGCAGCGTGAAGCAATGAGCCTGGAGACCAAGACACCCGATTTCGGTGAGCTGTTGGACTTTCTCAACCGTCTGGTGATGTCGCTGGCAGCGTTGTCCGGTTTTGCGCTCGATGACATGACCCGGGACGAAGGCTGGCGTTTCCTGATGATCGGGCGGCGTATCGAGCGCTTGCAGTTTCTCTGCACGACGCTGGCGGCGTTTCTGCGCAGCGAGACGGTGTTTCATCAGGATGCGCTCGACGGCCTGCTCGAACTGGGCAACAGCGGCATCACCTACCGCTCGCGCTACCTGGCATTGCCGCAACTGACCCCGGTGCTCGACCTGCTGGTGCTGGATGATCAGAACCCTCATGCGGTGTTATTCCAGCTCAAGCTGGTGGCTCGCTCTGTGAAACGCTTGAATGAGGATTTTGGTGTGCCGCATGACAGCAGCCTTACAGGGCTGATCCAGCGTCTGACGGCTTTTGATCTGGGGTGTATCGAGGAAGGGCTGTTTGGAGAAAGTAGCGTGAAGGCTGCGCTGCACGGGCTGGCGGATCTGCTGCAGACGATTGGCGAGACCAGCGGCCAGGTGTCTGACCGGCTCGCGCTGCGCCACTTCGCTCATGTGGATGATGTCAGTCAACGTACGGTGTCGGTCTGA
- a CDS encoding transglutaminase family protein has protein sequence MNSARYQILHDTHYKYDSPVSLAQQLAHLWPRRSPWLRCLAQQLDISPTPTTRRDELDVFGNPLTRLAFERPHDELQVNARLLVEVLERPKMDFNASAAWDEARHALSYSASKMAPAILDACRYRFESPYVHLKQTFIEFSASCFPAGRPLLQCAQALMEKIFGEFTFDGEATQVATPLVEVLETRRGVCQDFAHLMLACLRSRGLAARYVSGYLLTQPPPGQPRLIGADASHAWVSVFCPRMGWVDFDPTNNVQPALEHISLAWGRDFSDVSPLRGVILGGGSHDPEVRVTVMPVEPEVEAQRAV, from the coding sequence ATGAACAGCGCTCGCTACCAAATACTTCACGACACACACTACAAATACGACAGCCCGGTTTCTCTGGCGCAGCAGCTTGCCCATTTGTGGCCACGGCGCAGCCCCTGGTTACGCTGCCTGGCGCAGCAACTGGACATCAGCCCAACCCCGACGACGCGTCGCGACGAACTGGACGTGTTTGGCAATCCACTGACGCGGCTGGCCTTCGAACGTCCTCACGACGAACTGCAGGTCAACGCGCGCTTGCTTGTCGAGGTACTGGAGCGTCCAAAGATGGATTTCAATGCGTCGGCTGCCTGGGATGAAGCGCGCCATGCCTTGAGCTACAGCGCGTCGAAAATGGCACCTGCCATCCTCGATGCCTGCCGCTACCGTTTCGAGTCGCCTTACGTTCACCTGAAACAGACATTCATCGAGTTCTCTGCCAGCTGTTTTCCCGCAGGGCGGCCATTGCTGCAATGCGCGCAAGCCTTGATGGAGAAGATATTCGGAGAATTCACCTTCGATGGCGAGGCCACGCAGGTAGCAACGCCATTGGTGGAGGTGCTGGAAACGCGTCGGGGTGTTTGCCAGGACTTCGCCCATTTGATGCTGGCTTGCCTGCGGTCTCGGGGCTTGGCGGCGCGTTATGTCAGCGGGTACTTGCTCACCCAGCCGCCACCTGGCCAGCCACGGCTGATCGGCGCCGACGCGTCTCACGCATGGGTATCGGTGTTTTGTCCACGAATGGGCTGGGTTGATTTCGACCCGACCAACAATGTTCAACCTGCGCTTGAGCACATCAGTCTGGCATGGGGGCGGGATTTCTCTGACGTGTCGCCATTGCGCGGGGTCATTCTGGGCGGCGGGAGCCACGACCCGGAAGTCAGGGTAACAGTGATGCCGGTTGAGCCGGAGGTTGAAGCGCAGCGTGCAGTCTAG
- a CDS encoding DUF1338 domain-containing protein, with protein sequence MTAFKGLFDLVASTVGQPAAAWLELRVEVPQALAGFSWSDEAIHRAWLAEALNLCLFHKLVQAVPDGLRYVDEQFEGGRKVVFDHGAIRTVDWADNGELPRGRQAFSRLLEPLGFTDVRTYPLTRLNMTGWGYRQMDLPEDIAQFFVSELHPGRLSQGFQDAVSRVVGSSRDPLSPEHLSILARLRNTRHCSMAEATRLLPALYRAFGRQHGTVREDDYRQLLRESAEMAWIATEGNSFNHLTDRVVDLEATVAEQNRRERPMKDTIEVSGSGRVMQTAYKACAVERGLINAEGVVAVHKVPGSFVEFIQRKIDPDNGKIDLNFDSSNAQGIFKMTDSTRA encoded by the coding sequence ATGACTGCTTTCAAAGGCCTCTTCGATCTCGTTGCGTCCACCGTCGGCCAGCCCGCTGCAGCGTGGCTCGAACTCCGCGTTGAGGTGCCTCAGGCATTGGCCGGGTTTTCCTGGTCCGACGAGGCTATCCACCGGGCATGGCTCGCCGAAGCACTGAACCTGTGTCTGTTTCACAAGTTGGTGCAGGCCGTCCCGGACGGACTTCGCTACGTTGATGAGCAATTTGAAGGGGGGCGCAAAGTGGTCTTCGACCATGGCGCCATCCGCACCGTCGACTGGGCAGACAACGGCGAATTGCCGCGGGGGCGCCAGGCGTTTTCGCGACTGCTGGAGCCCCTGGGTTTCACCGACGTGCGCACTTATCCGCTAACCAGGCTGAACATGACCGGTTGGGGATACCGCCAGATGGACCTGCCTGAAGACATCGCGCAGTTCTTCGTTTCCGAGCTTCACCCTGGTCGCCTTAGCCAGGGCTTTCAAGACGCGGTCAGCCGCGTGGTAGGTTCAAGCCGAGATCCGCTGAGTCCCGAGCATCTGAGTATCCTCGCTCGCCTGCGTAACACCCGACATTGCAGCATGGCCGAAGCCACCCGGTTATTACCGGCGCTGTATCGCGCATTTGGCCGTCAACATGGCACCGTTCGAGAAGACGACTACCGTCAGTTGCTCAGGGAAAGTGCCGAGATGGCGTGGATTGCCACCGAGGGGAATAGCTTCAATCACCTGACCGATCGAGTCGTGGACCTGGAAGCAACCGTAGCGGAGCAAAACCGCCGCGAGCGCCCGATGAAGGACACCATTGAGGTGTCTGGTTCCGGGAGAGTGATGCAAACCGCTTATAAAGCCTGCGCGGTGGAGCGTGGGCTGATCAACGCCGAGGGCGTCGTGGCCGTACACAAGGTGCCGGGCTCGTTCGTCGAGTTCATCCAGCGCAAGATCGACCCTGACAACGGCAAGATCGACCTCAACTTTGACAGCAGCAACGCCCAGGGCATCTTCAAGATGACCGACTCGACGCGGGCCTGA